Proteins co-encoded in one Thermodesulfobacteriota bacterium genomic window:
- the dnaX gene encoding DNA polymerase III subunit gamma/tau, translating into MSYLVLARQWRPQVFEEVIGQRSITRTLQNALAQDRVSHAFLFTGPRGVGKTSTARILAKALNCEKGPRLINPCNTCSQCREITEGISMDVIEIDGASNRGIEEIRELRENVRYTPARGRYKIYIIDEVHMLTREAFNALLKTLEEPPGHIVFIFATTEPHKIPATILSRCQRYDFKRIPFKEMMENLRRIAEAEGIEISPKALFMLVRESDGSMRDAQSLLDQVISYGGSRIRDEDVAEVLGLIDRKLLADTIEAFANNDPRRCVEIVEEIYQYGYDIQRFCQELLQTLRNLLLIKVSEDCGRLIPLPPEELEILKGQAKRFHFEHLNHLFNLLLKGETEIAQSTFPRALLEITLIRMATHRPILPIDEILKRLDALERSGPFEPSGVTASPSPPPSQNRAELRKASADTASKGDPEGEDEVSSETVMGGDSPPRRPEDLEVYREHRSQEESLEPSEDLWRGLVDFARAKNLILGSYLIFGTPLRLSDELVEIGFEKGSFHHDRLSEKSYFNQLESICREYFKKKTKVILTGMERGSKPSADLAQGGRGGAGKGVKSRGRLEEDPLIQDALRIFGGKIVKS; encoded by the coding sequence ATGTCCTACCTTGTACTGGCCAGACAGTGGAGGCCCCAGGTCTTCGAAGAGGTGATCGGGCAGAGGTCGATCACCAGGACCCTTCAGAATGCCCTTGCCCAGGATCGGGTCTCCCACGCCTTCTTGTTCACAGGCCCCCGGGGGGTGGGAAAGACCTCCACGGCTCGGATCTTAGCCAAGGCCCTGAATTGCGAAAAGGGGCCCCGTCTGATCAACCCCTGCAACACCTGTTCCCAATGCAGGGAGATTACGGAAGGGATCTCGATGGATGTGATCGAGATCGATGGCGCATCGAATCGGGGGATCGAGGAGATCCGGGAGTTGAGGGAGAATGTTCGTTATACGCCCGCAAGGGGCCGTTATAAAATCTACATCATCGACGAAGTCCACATGCTGACCCGGGAGGCCTTCAATGCCCTCCTGAAGACCCTCGAAGAACCTCCGGGGCACATCGTCTTTATCTTTGCGACCACCGAGCCTCACAAGATCCCCGCCACGATCCTTTCCCGATGCCAGCGGTACGATTTCAAAAGGATCCCCTTTAAAGAGATGATGGAAAACCTGAGACGGATCGCGGAGGCCGAAGGGATTGAGATCAGCCCCAAGGCCCTTTTCATGCTCGTCCGAGAATCGGACGGCAGTATGCGGGATGCCCAGAGCCTCCTCGATCAGGTGATCTCCTACGGGGGCAGCCGGATCCGCGATGAAGACGTCGCCGAAGTCCTCGGGTTGATCGACCGAAAGCTCCTCGCCGATACGATCGAGGCCTTCGCCAATAACGATCCACGGAGATGCGTGGAGATTGTGGAGGAGATCTACCAGTATGGCTACGACATTCAACGATTCTGCCAGGAGCTCCTTCAGACCCTTCGGAACCTCCTCCTGATCAAGGTGAGCGAAGATTGCGGCCGTTTGATCCCATTGCCTCCCGAGGAGCTGGAGATCTTAAAGGGGCAGGCCAAGCGATTCCATTTCGAACACCTCAATCACCTCTTCAACCTCCTCCTGAAAGGGGAAACGGAGATCGCCCAGTCGACCTTTCCCCGGGCCCTCCTGGAGATCACTTTGATCCGGATGGCTACCCATCGGCCCATCCTTCCCATTGACGAGATCTTGAAGAGGTTGGACGCCTTGGAGAGGTCTGGCCCTTTTGAGCCTTCGGGTGTAACCGCCTCGCCATCTCCCCCCCCGAGTCAAAACAGGGCCGAGTTGCGCAAGGCCTCTGCCGACACGGCTTCGAAGGGGGACCCAGAAGGGGAGGATGAGGTCAGCTCCGAAACGGTCATGGGAGGAGACTCTCCTCCCCGGAGGCCAGAGGACCTTGAGGTATACCGGGAACACAGAAGTCAGGAGGAATCTTTAGAACCTTCGGAAGATCTATGGAGAGGCCTGGTCGATTTTGCAAGGGCCAAAAATCTCATCTTAGGTTCTTATCTGATCTTTGGGACCCCCCTCCGCCTGTCCGATGAGCTGGTGGAGATCGGATTTGAGAAAGGATCGTTTCACCACGACCGCCTGTCGGAGAAGAGCTATTTTAACCAGCTGGAATCGATCTGTCGGGAATACTTCAAGAAGAAGACGAAGGTGATCCTGACTGGGATGGAGAGGGGGTCGAAACCTTCGGCGGACCTGGCCCAAGGCGGAAGAGGGGGCGCAGGAAAAGGGGTGAAGAGCCGGGGAAGGTTGGAGGAAGACCCCTTGATCCAGGATGCCCTTCGAATCTTCGGCGGCAAGATCGTAAAGAGCTGA
- the tadA gene encoding tRNA adenosine(34) deaminase TadA, whose protein sequence is MKLALEEAKRATLAEEVPVGAVLILEGKVIAKDHNRCVELSDPTAHAEILILRRAGEALKNYRLNGAVVYVTVEPCPMCASAMVHSRISRLVFGAYEPKSGAVVSRFKLLQNGSLNHRIEVTAGVLEKECAEVLRNFFRERREQPDRFKSEEPDGSFQD, encoded by the coding sequence ATGAAACTGGCTCTCGAGGAGGCCAAAAGGGCGACCTTGGCCGAAGAGGTTCCAGTCGGGGCCGTTTTAATATTAGAGGGGAAGGTCATTGCAAAGGATCACAACCGGTGTGTGGAGCTGAGCGACCCCACCGCCCATGCGGAGATCCTGATTTTGAGGAGGGCAGGGGAGGCCCTGAAAAATTATCGATTGAATGGGGCGGTTGTTTACGTCACCGTCGAACCCTGCCCGATGTGTGCCTCGGCCATGGTCCACAGCCGGATCTCGAGGCTCGTCTTTGGCGCCTACGAGCCCAAATCCGGGGCCGTGGTCTCAAGGTTCAAACTGTTGCAGAATGGGAGTCTTAATCATAGGATAGAGGTGACGGCAGGGGTTCTTGAAAAGGAATGTGCGGAGGTATTAAGGAACTTCTTCAGGGAAAGAAGGGAACAACCGGACCGTTTTAAGTCAGAGGAACCGGACGGGTCTTTCCAAGATTGA